In Sedimenticola thiotaurini, the following proteins share a genomic window:
- a CDS encoding 4Fe-4S dicluster domain-containing protein, translating into MSNKMLVKPNRQLTYVVDLNKCIGCQTCTVACKKLWTTSPGQEFMYWRNVETTPGLGYPRNWEKKGGGYKNGVLQKDGHKPTLDEYGVPFEYDYAARLFEGKKGRVKPSPEPRWAPNWDEEQGTGEYPNNMFQYLPRMCNHCENPACLESCPNDAIYKRAEDGLNIVNLDKCKGRQECIKACPYGKVYFNTTDQKANKCIGCFPRIEKGVAPACVAQCVGRAMHVGFIDDTESSVYKLAKLWKVAMPMHPEFGTKPNVLYIPPFVGPLKEDENGNMLATQKMPLEVLQGLFGPDVVGVLDILRAEREKKMAGQGSALMDTMIGEMSDSMMISPLT; encoded by the coding sequence ATGTCCAACAAGATGTTAGTGAAACCTAATCGTCAGTTGACCTATGTTGTCGACCTGAACAAATGTATCGGATGTCAGACCTGTACTGTCGCCTGTAAAAAACTCTGGACGACCTCGCCAGGTCAGGAGTTCATGTACTGGCGTAATGTGGAAACCACCCCGGGCCTGGGGTATCCGAGGAACTGGGAGAAAAAAGGCGGTGGCTACAAGAATGGCGTGTTGCAGAAAGATGGCCATAAACCCACATTGGACGAGTATGGTGTGCCGTTTGAGTACGACTATGCCGCCCGTCTGTTTGAAGGTAAAAAAGGCAGGGTGAAACCGAGCCCAGAACCCCGCTGGGCGCCGAACTGGGATGAAGAGCAGGGTACGGGAGAGTACCCCAACAATATGTTCCAGTATCTGCCGCGCATGTGTAACCATTGTGAAAATCCGGCATGTCTGGAGTCCTGTCCCAACGATGCAATCTATAAACGGGCGGAAGACGGACTCAATATAGTAAACCTGGATAAATGCAAAGGTCGCCAGGAGTGCATCAAGGCGTGTCCCTACGGCAAGGTTTACTTCAACACTACCGATCAAAAAGCCAATAAGTGTATCGGTTGTTTCCCGCGTATAGAGAAGGGTGTAGCACCCGCATGTGTCGCTCAGTGTGTTGGTCGTGCCATGCACGTCGGGTTTATTGATGACACCGAAAGCTCGGTCTACAAGCTGGCTAAGTTGTGGAAAGTAGCAATGCCCATGCATCCGGAGTTCGGTACCAAGCCCAACGTACTCTATATCCCTCCCTTCGTCGGTCCCTTAAAGGAAGACGAAAACGGCAACATGCTTGCCACACAGAAGATGCCGTTGGAAGTGCTTCAGGGACTGTTTGGTCCGGATGTGGTCGGTGTGCTGGATATCCTGCGGGCTGAGCGCGAAAAGAAGATGGCGGGTCAAGGATCGGCACTCATGGATACCATGATTGGTGAAATGAGCGATTCCATGATGATCTCACCGTTAACCTGA
- a CDS encoding sensor histidine kinase: MESKNNSLLLQNSLSARVIVYSLLVTVLVTSLMAFPLVAHYSDNWLKNRVAAAYLISLATESSSEGSVNRNLEQRLLTQANVLGITIRKADNQTFMLGPDMPLVFDYHHDLRYSTMQSTLSLLLKATMGGGQKIIHITDNAPGAVRALVEIDIGCHELFLQAMDSTKRALGTALLTALLMSIFFYGFLQISVVLPLQHLTSGILAFRADPNDVSRTNLVSGRIDEIGIAEEAFQQMQNDIRATLVLRTRLAAIGMAVTKIQHDLKGLLSSVMVVSDTLETSRDPEVRRIFPGLITAIDRAVELCHSSLNFATEGPLRLELEKFNLFTFIEELFKECNSGRKVALINQVPPALVMVGDKAQLRRVIGNLILNALEADSSKIIVSAVIRQDRVEIDITDNGTGIPEKLKSQIFKPFISSTKAGNSGLGLSIAKDVVSAHGGTISIVVSEPGRTVFSVHLPIPADY, from the coding sequence ATGGAATCCAAAAATAATTCCCTGCTACTTCAGAACAGCTTGTCCGCTCGCGTCATCGTCTATTCATTACTTGTGACGGTACTGGTTACCTCGCTAATGGCATTCCCCCTGGTGGCACACTACAGTGACAATTGGTTAAAGAACCGGGTGGCTGCCGCATACCTGATATCACTGGCAACGGAATCTTCTTCAGAAGGATCTGTTAACCGAAACCTGGAGCAACGCCTGTTAACACAGGCCAACGTATTAGGCATCACCATTCGAAAAGCCGATAACCAGACTTTTATGCTCGGCCCCGATATGCCGTTGGTTTTCGATTATCACCATGATCTGCGCTATTCCACCATGCAATCCACTCTGTCACTCCTGTTGAAAGCGACCATGGGTGGCGGCCAGAAGATAATCCATATCACCGATAACGCACCCGGTGCAGTCAGGGCACTGGTGGAGATTGATATCGGTTGCCACGAGCTGTTTTTACAGGCAATGGATAGTACCAAGCGGGCGCTCGGCACTGCTCTACTAACGGCGCTCCTGATGTCGATCTTTTTTTATGGATTTCTCCAGATTTCAGTTGTGCTACCACTTCAACATCTGACTAGCGGTATCCTTGCCTTTCGTGCTGACCCGAATGATGTTTCCAGAACTAATCTAGTTAGTGGTCGCATTGATGAGATTGGTATCGCAGAGGAAGCTTTCCAACAGATGCAGAACGATATTCGCGCCACACTGGTACTGCGCACCCGTTTAGCCGCTATAGGAATGGCGGTAACAAAAATCCAGCATGATCTAAAGGGTTTACTCTCATCCGTTATGGTTGTCTCAGATACCCTGGAGACAAGCCGGGATCCTGAGGTTCGAAGGATATTCCCCGGGCTGATAACCGCGATCGACCGGGCGGTGGAGTTGTGCCACAGCAGCTTAAACTTCGCGACAGAAGGCCCCCTCCGACTCGAGTTGGAAAAATTCAACCTGTTTACCTTCATCGAGGAGTTGTTCAAGGAGTGCAACTCGGGCAGAAAAGTAGCGCTCATTAATCAAGTTCCACCGGCATTGGTAATGGTAGGTGACAAGGCCCAACTCCGCCGTGTGATCGGCAATCTGATACTAAATGCGCTGGAAGCGGATTCCAGTAAGATCATCGTATCGGCCGTCATTCGGCAGGATAGGGTGGAAATTGATATTACAGACAACGGAACGGGGATACCTGAGAAGCTTAAATCCCAGATATTCAAGCCCTTTATATCTTCGACAAAAGCAGGAAATAGCGGACTCGGATTGTCAATCGCCAAAGATGTGGTTTCAGCACATGGCGGTACAATTTCGATTGTCGTATCAGAACCAGGCAGAACGGTATTCAGTGTACACCTACCGATTCCCGCGGATTATTAA
- a CDS encoding cytochrome c family protein, translating to MSIGIHRSLLITSTVLIGLVAFSGTVSAAGASATYEGKEVCIKCHDLQGETFEETVHAKAYESLKPNVKSEAKKLAMLDPAKDYTKDHNCIGCHTTGYGEPGGYSEDLPAGLKKSLQGVTCESCHGAGSQFRELHGEAENTLRREGEYTDRSVLIAAGQNYDYEAKCAACHLNYEGSGFAATHPPYTPFTPALGDKYKFDYLESVLHGENSDVKPIHEHFKLIGVFNGEAPAIREELQENAIDPDSY from the coding sequence ATGTCTATTGGTATTCATCGATCACTGTTGATAACCAGTACGGTTTTAATTGGCCTGGTGGCTTTCAGCGGCACAGTATCAGCGGCTGGCGCGTCTGCAACCTACGAGGGAAAGGAGGTCTGTATAAAGTGCCATGACCTTCAGGGAGAAACCTTTGAAGAGACGGTTCATGCAAAAGCGTATGAATCACTTAAGCCGAATGTAAAAAGTGAAGCCAAGAAATTGGCCATGCTCGATCCTGCCAAGGATTACACCAAGGACCATAACTGCATTGGTTGCCATACCACCGGATATGGTGAACCTGGCGGATACAGTGAAGATTTACCGGCTGGTCTGAAAAAATCCCTTCAGGGCGTTACCTGTGAATCGTGTCATGGGGCCGGAAGCCAGTTTCGTGAGCTGCATGGCGAAGCGGAAAACACCCTGAGAAGAGAGGGCGAGTATACCGATCGTAGTGTCCTGATAGCTGCCGGCCAGAACTACGACTACGAGGCCAAATGCGCCGCCTGTCACCTGAACTACGAAGGTTCCGGTTTTGCCGCCACTCATCCGCCCTATACACCATTCACTCCGGCGCTGGGGGATAAGTACAAGTTTGATTACCTGGAATCTGTACTGCATGGCGAAAACAGTGACGTTAAGCCGATACATGAACACTTCAAACTGATTGGTGTATTCAACGGCGAAGCACCAGCAATACGCGAAGAGCTCCAGGAAAATGCAATAGATCCTGACAGTTATTAG
- a CDS encoding DUF4118 domain-containing protein: MRYPLLSIRHKEALGSLNHYLIGIALVIGAIVLRLIITSHTSASAPFITFFPATALAALIGGLGPGLMVAGLGGVLASMFFFPHPISEFVTEDWVLLVFYFITEIVICLVIDAMHSANNRYLVLVEEIESKTKSHD, translated from the coding sequence ATGCGGTATCCGTTGCTTAGTATCAGGCATAAGGAGGCGCTTGGTAGTCTTAATCACTATCTGATAGGTATCGCGCTGGTGATAGGTGCGATTGTACTGCGTCTTATAATCACTTCGCACACCTCTGCAAGTGCACCTTTCATCACCTTTTTCCCGGCTACGGCCCTGGCCGCACTCATAGGTGGACTTGGACCGGGGCTTATGGTGGCTGGACTTGGAGGGGTACTCGCTTCAATGTTTTTCTTCCCACACCCTATCAGCGAATTTGTCACTGAGGATTGGGTGCTGCTGGTTTTTTATTTCATTACTGAAATTGTGATCTGCCTGGTTATTGATGCGATGCATTCTGCGAATAACCGATACCTGGTACTGGTAGAGGAGATAGAGTCGAAAACCAAATCACATGACTAG
- a CDS encoding chlorite dismutase family protein: MMKKMFTKSIIVALLGMITAVPAVQAADMGMKPMMVERAKILKDTGVFGAFNAYKVTQEWALLPAETRMNAVDEVTSLIEKYKGKVLVDMYLTRGLEAQSDFLIRLHAYDLKSDQEFMVEFAATTLGRYSMPTETLVGVTKALNYIDKKQSPSLNAGLKSATYSAAPPRYFLVVPVKKSAEWWNMTQEERLKKMEEHTAPTLAYLVNVKRKLYHSTGIDDTDFITYFETDDIEAFNNLMISLASVPENLYQPRWGSPLILGTIHTPEEVVKALAM, from the coding sequence ATGATGAAAAAGATGTTTACAAAAAGCATTATTGTCGCCTTGCTCGGAATGATCACGGCTGTGCCTGCCGTGCAGGCAGCCGACATGGGTATGAAGCCCATGATGGTGGAGCGTGCAAAAATTTTAAAGGACACAGGTGTGTTTGGCGCATTCAACGCCTACAAGGTAACACAGGAGTGGGCATTGCTGCCTGCCGAAACCCGTATGAACGCCGTTGATGAAGTCACTTCGTTGATAGAGAAGTACAAAGGCAAAGTGCTGGTGGATATGTACCTGACCCGTGGTCTGGAAGCACAGTCGGATTTTCTTATTCGACTGCACGCTTATGACCTGAAAAGCGATCAGGAGTTTATGGTGGAGTTTGCGGCGACCACGCTGGGTCGTTACTCAATGCCGACTGAAACACTGGTGGGTGTTACCAAGGCACTTAACTATATCGACAAAAAGCAGTCACCGTCGCTCAACGCAGGCCTCAAGTCTGCCACCTACAGTGCTGCCCCTCCCCGTTATTTCCTGGTGGTACCTGTAAAGAAAAGCGCAGAGTGGTGGAATATGACCCAGGAGGAGCGGCTGAAAAAGATGGAAGAGCATACCGCTCCAACCCTGGCTTACCTGGTTAACGTTAAACGGAAGCTTTACCACTCTACTGGTATCGACGACACCGATTTCATCACCTATTTTGAAACCGATGATATCGAGGCATTCAATAATCTGATGATTTCACTGGCATCGGTACCCGAGAATCTCTATCAACCCCGCTGGGGCAGCCCGCTGATTCTGGGTACCATCCACACTCCCGAAGAGGTTGTGAAAGCGCTGGCGATGTAA
- a CDS encoding molybdopterin-dependent oxidoreductase, translating into MSKYGSTRRGFLKTMGHVSIGMLASGSVVMRTLAQTKDPMMQHEYSGWENYHREQWSWDKKTRGTHLLNCTGSCPHFVYTKNGVVMREEQSKDIPKLTGVPEYNPRGCNKGECAVDYQYGPHRIKYPLIRVGERGEGKWRRVSWDEALEYIANGIVDTIKEEASDCISVFTPVPAVAPVSFAAGHRFASLIGGHTHTFFDWYGDHPTGQTQVQGLQGDTCETADWFNGRTILMWGANSAQTRIPDAHFLQEAVLNGSKMYVISPDFNATATKADVFVGIKPGTDAALALGMVNVIVNENLHDIHNLKEQTDLPFLVRKDTKMYLRESDVVEGGSDAKFYTWDTKTKKPVLMKGSWGEEPEKKAKLQPGFMGRNTFTFPDGYLDLGDLDPALEGTYKVKLANGETVKVQPVFEVYKPKLKEYTPEKVSKITGVAPSVITQMARDFAKNKPSMIITGGGTNHWYWSDTVLRTFILLCAVTGNEGYNGTGVNHYVGQWKPTPLLGVVKLSFPYSPKKHRFCQTTLWTYYHGNVYDAMENEGIDTAKYLRESIESGQMPLYPQNGRDPKVFICYRGNWLNNAKGLDYVLRNLWPKMNLTVDMNFRMDSTALYSDVVLPSAHWYEKTDLSMTEEHSFIHMTEPAIKPMWESKPDWEIFALLAKKVGEVAKKKGFTRYFDEKFNIARDLTKLYDLQTDEGKLETDVQACQFILDNAPQTAGITLDMIRKEGPQRFKSNWTSPMKEGVPYVPLQNFIIKKKPWPTLTGREQFYIDHATFFEMGVELPVYKAPVDADQYPLRFNTPHSRYAIHSTWKDNILQLRLQRGGPMCEISPADAKARGIRDNDWVEVFNDHGRVIVRCKIRNGEQTGRVSMHHEPELYMDLIGDGSSQSPLPVRLNPTALVGNYAHLKFKPNYYGPGGVQRDARVEVRRYTGSVTV; encoded by the coding sequence ATGAGTAAGTACGGTTCGACACGTCGCGGTTTCTTGAAAACCATGGGGCATGTATCCATAGGCATGCTGGCGAGTGGGTCAGTGGTCATGCGAACTCTCGCACAGACCAAAGATCCGATGATGCAGCATGAGTATTCCGGGTGGGAAAATTATCATCGTGAGCAGTGGTCATGGGATAAGAAAACGCGCGGCACACATCTTCTGAACTGCACCGGTTCCTGCCCGCATTTCGTATACACCAAGAATGGCGTGGTGATGCGGGAAGAGCAGTCGAAAGATATCCCAAAGCTGACCGGTGTTCCTGAATACAACCCCCGTGGTTGCAACAAGGGCGAATGTGCCGTTGATTATCAATACGGTCCGCACCGCATCAAGTATCCACTCATTCGTGTCGGCGAGCGGGGCGAAGGCAAATGGCGTCGCGTCTCCTGGGACGAAGCGCTGGAATATATTGCAAATGGGATCGTTGACACTATTAAAGAAGAAGCGTCTGACTGTATCAGTGTCTTTACTCCGGTACCTGCTGTTGCACCGGTATCATTTGCTGCAGGTCACCGTTTCGCCTCCCTTATTGGTGGCCACACACACACCTTCTTTGATTGGTATGGTGATCATCCGACCGGACAGACCCAGGTGCAGGGGCTCCAGGGTGATACCTGCGAAACAGCGGACTGGTTCAACGGCCGGACCATCCTGATGTGGGGTGCAAACAGCGCCCAGACCCGTATTCCGGATGCGCACTTCCTTCAGGAAGCTGTCCTTAATGGCAGCAAGATGTACGTTATCTCTCCTGACTTCAACGCCACTGCCACCAAGGCGGACGTGTTCGTCGGTATAAAACCGGGCACAGATGCGGCCCTGGCCTTGGGCATGGTCAACGTGATTGTCAATGAGAATCTCCACGATATTCACAACCTTAAGGAGCAGACAGATCTGCCCTTCCTGGTTCGCAAAGATACCAAGATGTACCTGCGGGAATCGGACGTGGTGGAAGGTGGTTCTGATGCGAAATTCTATACCTGGGACACCAAGACCAAAAAGCCGGTGCTGATGAAAGGTAGTTGGGGTGAAGAGCCGGAGAAAAAGGCAAAACTCCAACCAGGCTTCATGGGGCGCAATACCTTTACTTTCCCGGATGGCTATCTTGATCTTGGCGATCTGGATCCCGCCCTGGAAGGCACTTATAAAGTGAAACTGGCTAATGGCGAGACGGTAAAGGTACAGCCGGTATTTGAGGTATATAAACCGAAGCTGAAAGAGTATACCCCTGAAAAGGTTTCAAAGATTACGGGTGTGGCTCCAAGCGTCATTACTCAAATGGCCCGTGATTTTGCCAAGAACAAACCTTCGATGATTATCACCGGTGGTGGCACGAATCACTGGTACTGGAGTGATACAGTACTGCGTACGTTTATATTGCTCTGTGCGGTGACCGGTAACGAAGGCTACAACGGCACCGGTGTCAACCACTATGTGGGACAATGGAAGCCTACGCCACTGTTGGGTGTTGTCAAACTCTCCTTCCCGTACAGTCCGAAAAAACATCGTTTCTGTCAGACCACGCTGTGGACCTATTACCACGGTAATGTCTACGACGCGATGGAGAATGAAGGTATTGATACAGCGAAGTATCTTCGGGAATCCATCGAAAGTGGCCAGATGCCGCTCTATCCACAAAATGGCCGGGATCCAAAAGTGTTCATCTGCTATCGCGGAAACTGGCTGAACAATGCCAAGGGTCTCGACTACGTGCTTCGGAACCTGTGGCCGAAAATGAATCTGACCGTTGACATGAACTTCCGGATGGATTCGACGGCGCTCTATTCAGATGTCGTTCTGCCCAGTGCACATTGGTATGAAAAAACAGATCTGAGTATGACGGAGGAGCACTCCTTTATTCATATGACTGAGCCGGCCATCAAACCGATGTGGGAATCAAAACCTGATTGGGAGATTTTCGCGCTGTTAGCCAAAAAGGTGGGCGAGGTTGCGAAAAAGAAAGGGTTCACACGCTACTTCGACGAAAAGTTCAACATCGCTCGCGATCTTACCAAGCTTTATGATCTGCAAACCGATGAAGGAAAGCTGGAAACAGATGTGCAGGCTTGTCAGTTTATCCTGGACAACGCGCCGCAGACAGCAGGTATCACTCTGGACATGATTCGCAAGGAGGGACCCCAGCGCTTCAAGAGCAACTGGACCTCTCCGATGAAGGAGGGCGTGCCCTACGTACCCCTGCAAAACTTCATCATCAAGAAGAAACCATGGCCGACACTGACCGGGCGGGAACAGTTCTACATCGACCATGCCACGTTCTTCGAGATGGGTGTAGAGCTACCGGTCTACAAGGCACCGGTTGACGCTGACCAATATCCCTTGCGCTTCAACACGCCCCATAGCCGATATGCGATCCACTCCACCTGGAAGGATAACATCCTGCAATTGCGCCTGCAGCGTGGCGGCCCAATGTGCGAAATCTCGCCGGCAGATGCCAAGGCACGTGGTATCCGCGATAACGACTGGGTCGAGGTGTTCAACGATCACGGCAGGGTCATTGTGAGGTGCAAGATCCGTAACGGAGAGCAGACTGGCCGCGTGAGCATGCACCATGAGCCGGAGCTCTACATGGATCTTATTGGAGACGGCAGCTCTCAGAGTCCATTGCCTGTTCGCTTAAACCCGACCGCACTGGTAGGCAACTATGCACACCTCAAGTTCAAACCCAACTACTACGGTCCGGGTGGTGTGCAACGGGATGCCCGAGTCGAAGTGCGTCGCTACACCGGTTCTGTCACCGTCTGA
- a CDS encoding NapC/NirT family cytochrome c gives MKILSKTRKLGWLGSFTLIGAMVFFVTGIIFWGGFNTVMEATNSLEFCISCHEMEDTVYKEYTETVHYSNRSGVRAICSDCHVPKDWVHKIVRKVQASGEIYHKIMGTVSTPEKFEARRLHLANRVWATMKATDSRECRNCHSWEAMSSDAQKSTAKRRHRKALKTGETCIDCHKGIAHKDISKFYDPDAAQE, from the coding sequence ATGAAAATATTAAGCAAGACGAGAAAGCTCGGATGGTTGGGCAGCTTTACCCTAATCGGGGCCATGGTGTTCTTCGTGACCGGTATTATTTTCTGGGGTGGTTTCAACACCGTTATGGAGGCTACCAACTCCCTGGAGTTCTGTATCAGCTGTCATGAGATGGAGGATACCGTCTACAAGGAGTACACCGAAACCGTTCATTACTCAAACAGGAGCGGGGTCAGGGCGATTTGTTCCGACTGTCATGTACCGAAAGACTGGGTACATAAAATAGTTCGCAAAGTACAGGCAAGTGGAGAGATATACCACAAGATTATGGGTACGGTCAGTACACCGGAGAAGTTCGAAGCGAGACGACTCCATTTGGCCAACCGGGTGTGGGCCACCATGAAAGCCACCGACTCCAGAGAGTGTCGAAACTGCCACAGTTGGGAGGCCATGTCTTCCGATGCGCAAAAGTCCACCGCAAAGCGGCGTCACCGCAAGGCTCTGAAAACCGGTGAGACATGTATCGATTGTCACAAGGGTATCGCACACAAGGATATATCCAAATTTTATGATCCGGATGCGGCCCAGGAGTAG
- a CDS encoding molecular chaperone TorD family protein, translating into MNVSVSSIDEGRASMYGLIALGLSYPDAELHEYWNQGGFVRDLGAAVDKAVPELLEEFQTTIAPNLCMTADYEEFEAAYLTAFETDLPKRSVSLYEGSYVRGGGKAELLLELKDFYNNFGLEVSEELHELEDRITAELEFMQFLTLKQCQIGIDKTPYIRAQRDFLERHLGPWMGPLQEEVRKRKIEPFYIALTDLMAGYIEMELAYLNDISLCLPKQQSIQ; encoded by the coding sequence ATGAATGTATCTGTCAGCTCGATAGATGAAGGTCGTGCAAGCATGTATGGATTGATAGCACTGGGGTTGTCTTACCCGGATGCGGAGTTGCATGAATACTGGAACCAAGGTGGATTTGTTCGAGACCTGGGCGCTGCGGTTGATAAAGCGGTACCGGAGTTACTGGAAGAGTTCCAGACAACCATTGCACCGAACCTCTGCATGACTGCCGATTATGAGGAGTTTGAGGCGGCCTATCTGACCGCGTTCGAAACTGACCTGCCAAAGCGCAGCGTATCGCTCTATGAAGGGAGCTATGTGCGGGGTGGCGGTAAGGCTGAGTTGTTGCTGGAACTGAAGGATTTCTACAACAACTTCGGTCTCGAGGTCAGCGAAGAGCTGCATGAGCTGGAGGATCGCATCACAGCGGAACTGGAGTTCATGCAATTTCTGACGTTGAAGCAGTGTCAGATTGGTATCGATAAAACCCCTTATATCCGCGCACAGCGTGATTTTCTCGAGCGTCACCTTGGACCCTGGATGGGCCCACTCCAGGAGGAAGTAAGAAAAAGGAAGATTGAACCGTTCTATATAGCGCTCACTGACCTGATGGCTGGTTACATTGAGATGGAGCTCGCCTATCTCAACGACATCTCTTTGTGTCTGCCGAAACAGCAATCAATTCAGTAA
- a CDS encoding permease, with protein sequence MASQLQDTLGMFAFLAVELSALFIGISLLVGVVQRHIPPSRVETLLGAHRRRGYFLAAGLGAITPFCSCSTIPMLKGLIRARAGFGPMMVFLFASPLLNPIIVALLIATFGITLSSIYVLAAFMVSLGAGRLLQTLGFERYVRQENTSQEVQYGPPANGCCNAPAVARQESVCCDSRPLEEVSVSGASTAVATGGCCEAQISAPGTGKGRYTGVWRETWSDFRQVLPYLLVGIVIGSAIYGFMPSGLLEKHAGPDNPLAIPVAAIIGIPLYIRAEAVIPMAAALMAKGVGAGTVLALIIGSAGASLTELILLRSLFTLRLLAAFVAIVLAMAMVAGYTTFLFF encoded by the coding sequence ATGGCATCTCAACTCCAGGATACACTCGGCATGTTCGCCTTTCTGGCCGTCGAACTGTCTGCATTATTTATCGGGATCAGCCTGCTGGTGGGCGTTGTTCAACGTCATATCCCGCCATCCAGGGTGGAAACCCTGCTGGGAGCCCATCGACGCAGGGGCTACTTCCTGGCCGCCGGCCTCGGTGCAATCACACCTTTTTGCAGCTGTTCAACCATCCCCATGTTGAAGGGCTTGATTCGGGCTCGGGCGGGATTCGGACCGATGATGGTGTTTCTGTTCGCGTCCCCATTGCTGAACCCCATCATTGTGGCCCTGCTGATCGCCACTTTCGGAATCACGCTGTCCAGTATCTACGTACTGGCAGCATTCATGGTCTCCCTGGGTGCCGGCCGACTATTGCAAACGCTCGGATTCGAGCGCTATGTACGACAAGAGAATACTTCGCAAGAGGTCCAATACGGCCCCCCTGCCAATGGGTGCTGCAACGCGCCCGCTGTTGCCAGACAGGAGAGCGTTTGCTGTGACAGCCGCCCCCTGGAAGAGGTCTCTGTAAGCGGCGCTTCGACCGCAGTGGCGACGGGTGGTTGTTGCGAGGCCCAAATAAGCGCACCCGGGACAGGGAAAGGACGCTATACCGGCGTATGGCGTGAAACCTGGTCAGATTTCAGACAGGTTCTGCCCTATCTGCTTGTCGGCATTGTCATTGGCAGCGCGATCTACGGCTTTATGCCCAGCGGCCTGCTGGAAAAACATGCCGGTCCCGACAATCCCTTGGCCATTCCTGTGGCTGCCATTATCGGTATTCCCCTCTATATCCGTGCAGAAGCGGTAATACCGATGGCCGCCGCTTTGATGGCCAAAGGGGTTGGTGCTGGAACAGTACTGGCGTTGATTATCGGGAGCGCTGGCGCCAGCCTCACCGAGTTGATCCTGCTGCGCTCTCTGTTTACGCTCAGGTTGTTGGCGGCCTTCGTGGCCATTGTGTTGGCCATGGCCATGGTTGCGGGTTACACGACGTTTCTGTTTTTCTGA